gaaagaaaattacattttttgctgggcatggtgtcaCCGCTTATCTTGcctaggcagaggcagtcagatcgtcagatctctgagtttgaggctaacctggtctacagagtgagtttcaggacagccagggctacatagtcagaccctatctccaaaaaggGAAGTAAATGGCTTCGTCTCCCTTAGCACTCACTGTGGCACGGACTCTTTTCTGGTTCCTTCCACTGAGCACAGGTTTGGAAACTTCATTCTGCCACCACCATGATGCGGATGTTCCTTAAGTTGTTTTGTGGTTTCCTGTTAAGGATCCCTTGAGTAGATCCAGTTTGGGACTGTGATCAATAAGGCTTCTATGACTGACCTCCATGTGGTCTGTGTGTTTGATTCTCCTTAGTGAATACTGATGAGAACTGAGCTATAAGTctatgtgttttgcctgtactAAAAAACTAACTGCCAgactttccccccccccccaaatcgcTATAACATTTTTCATTTCCCATACATCAGGCTTATACGTgttttatattcattcattctattttatgtgtgGCTGCTTTCATGttcatgtattttatgtgcactaCATTCAtgcttgctgcctgtggaggtcaaagggggACATAGAATCCTCTGGAGCgccggggcgtggtggcacacgcctttaatcccagcacttgagaggcagagataggcaaatttctgagttcgaagccagcctggtctacagagtgaattccagaacagccaggactacacagagaaaccctgtctcaaaaaacaaacaaacaaacaaacaaacaaacaaacagaatcctCTGGAGTTGGTGTTGCAGATGATGATACAATGTCATTGCTGGAAagtgaaccctggtcctctagagGAGCAACATGGATTCTTATCCACTGAACGCTCTATTCAGCCTGCTGGGCTTATATATTTTGAgctgaaaataaaacataaattataaaCTGCTACTATTTAAATTAGTTCATGTTCCCTGCcccatcttttgttgttgttgttgttgttgttttaaaatttggccTCAGccttcttcttttattattatttatttttattttacgtgcaCTGGTATTTACCCACATGTCTGTGTAAGAGTGTCAGAtttcatggaactggagttacagtagtGAGCtgcaatatgggtgctgggaattaaacccaggtcctctggaagcacagcAGTGTTCTTAAAACTGCCAAGCATCCTCTCCAAcccatttacttttatttttttgaggcaggatttcctAAAATCCAGGCTGATCCCTAGCTTGCTCTGTAGcagaggctgggcttgaactcccgACCCTTCTACCTCTGTCTTCTAGGTTCTGGGACTATGAATATGTGCAGCATACCTGGTTCCCTTTCTCACCTTAAACCTTTAAATAGTCAGGTTGAAGAATACAGCCAACAAAGAACCACCTTGAACATGCTTTCATATGAACAATGAGTCAGAGTGAGGAGGAAACATATCAAGTAAACTCATCAAATAAATGACTCTTCCATGATTAAAGACAATTTTCAACACACCAGGAATACAAAGGCATATCTTCAGCTTATAAAAGCCATCAGTTCAAAACCCACAGCTAACGTCAAAGATAATGGTTTCCTGAGCATAAAGATGTCCATGGCCGTTCTCACTACTTCTATCCAATCTTGTTTATAGAGATTTTAAATAgggcaataaataaatacataaaataaatggcaTCTAAATTGCAATGAAAAAAATGCTTGGAGCAATGCCAAGTGCTTGCAACCCCAAACACTTAAGGAAaccaagacaggaggattgtcAGAAAGGCTAGGACAGTCTGGACTACAGAGCGAGATactgccagagagagagaggagagagagagagagagagagacagagagagagagagagagagaaagaagaggaaaggagaggagaggggagggggagaggaggggaggggaggggaggggaggggagaggagaggagaggagaggggagaggagaggagaggagaggagaggagaggagaggagaggagaggagaggagaggagaggagaggagaggagaggagaacaaGAGAGCAGTCATCTGCCAAGGATAAATTTTATAATTCCACAGAAGTAGAGATTACCTAGATTTAGAACTTTGATTACTTTCTTCAAACTGACTCTATTACAAAGAGGGAGCTGTTGAAAGAGCCtggaagcccagcacttgggaggtagaggcaggacaatcatgagttcaagaccatcctcagctacagagtgaattccatgccagctggggttacaggagaccttgtttcaaaaaaatgaagagacaaaaaaaaaaaaaaaaaaaaggaggatgaagaaaagaagaaggaagaggaagagaaggaggaagaactgACTTTTCCACTGTTCTGACATTTCTCTTCTctatacttgaaaaaaaaaatgaagccagacagtggtggtgcacgcctttaatcccagcacttgggaggcagaggcaggcaaatctctgagtttgaggccagcctggtctacagactgagttccaagacagccagggctgcacagagaaaccctgtcttgaaaacaaacaaacaaacaaacaaaaatgaagcagactctctctcttttttaaagatttatttattttatgtatatgagtacattgttgctgtcttcagacacaccaaaagagggcatcagatcccattacagatggttgtgagccaccacggggttgctgggaactgaacccaggacctctggaacagcagtcagtattcttaactgctgagccatctctacagccccccaactcactttttaaatatttaaagttgCATTTATTTAGTTGGGGGAGGGTGTTAAAGTCCAAGGATAACTTGTAGGAAtcgtttctttcttttccaccaaGGGTCCTGAGGACTGGACTCAGGTGGCCAATCTCGGTGGAAAGCATTCTTTTCCTCTGCGGCATCTTACAGGCTACCCAACTCTTCTTTTAAACTGTttaaatgtgtatgaatgtttcgcctgcatgtatgcctatgtcactgtgcacatggaggccagaagagggtgttagtaTCCTCTGGATGTGGAGTTAGTTACCAATCTTTGTGAGCCTCTGGGAGTACTGAGAACCAAGCCCCGGtctttcagaagagcagccagtgctctttagtCGTGAACTCTTAAGTCTTATTATTTACTTACTTCTGAATTCAGTCTCACCATTTTGTCTCACACTAATCTAGAACTCATGGATTTGAGCAATCTTCCCAACTCTGCCTCTCCAGCCAAGTGTAAGCCCTGGCTGCTGCACTCAGCTCCTGCTCAGGACTAGAAAGTAGCTGCCTGAACACTGTCAGACTCTTCACTGGCCTTGGTGTGTCTGTTCCTAAATGCTTTATGActagggtttttttggtttttttgttttgttttgtttttgttttttggtttttcgagacagggtttctctgtatagccctggctgtcctggaactcactttgtagaccaggctggcctcgaactcagaaatctgtctgcctctgcctcctgagtgctgggattaaaggtgtgcgccaccatgcccggcactaTGACTAGTTTTAAAGCAACTTTATATTACACAATTTACACGTTACAAATTCACTTAttttaagttctctctctctctctctctctctctctctctgtgtgtgtgtgtgtgtgtgtgtgtgtgtgtaatagaaacTAGGCCACAGAGTTCTGtgtatcaggctggcctcaaatttgctattTGGCCAGGAATaattttgaacttgtgatcctcctgcctctgccttcctagtgttgggattacagatgtgtgtcaccacccAGGGGTCTGTTGAAGTCCATTTGAAAATGATCATcatcagccaggcgtggtgagttccaagacaggcagggctatacagagaaaccctgtcttgaaaacaaagaaagaaagaaagaaagaaagaaagaaagaaagaaagaaagaaagaaagcggtCATCAAATTACTGTTCGCTCAGAAGGAAAGCATTCCTgccatgtgcaaggccctggatgTAATCCCCAACCCttccaaaaaaaatcattaaataaacACACTTGACctagtggttcccaacctgtaAGCAAGAGGAtaaagagttcaaggttatcctcagctacacagccaATCCAAGAGCATACTCAAGGCCctttcacaaaataaataaatattaaaaaaaaaaactaataaaggtTTGGTTAACCATTAATTCAACAATGCTATCTGGAACAGTTAAGATGGCCGAGGCTCTGTTTTCATATAACCAGCTCACCACTGCTACCCTTTCTAGATGACTAGTCTTCATTTGACTACTGAATTTCGTTAACACGCATTCACTTGCCATATTACAGTTCCTTGCAAAGAGCCAGTAGTCAACGCAGCCCCTAAATGCCCTGGAACCCAAGCCAAAAAACCACGAAATCTGTGGCCGGTTTGCGTTCCAGCTCAGCCATCCACATCAGACAAGGTCTCCATCCTCCTTTCCATCTTTGGCAACAACCTTTTCCTAATCGTCACTCCGAGTCCAAACCTCACTCCCTCTCCTTTCCAGCCTCCTCTGACTCTGTCAcccaaacctttaaaaaaaaaaaaaaaaaaaaaaaaaaaaaaaaaaaaaaaaaaaaaaaagccaccgcCTAAACCAAACCACTTGACGTGCTGAGGGGAGTGTGTGGAGGTGTAAGTGTGTGGAAGTGACTGTGTGTGGAAGAAACCAATCGAGTCCCCCAAGGTGTCCATCTTGTGGAATGCCAATTAGGCCCGGCTGAGCGAACCAGAATCAACTTCCCAGTGCATCCCCGCACACAGTAGGCACGCCGATGAGGCTCGGGGGCAGCCAGGCTCTACTCTGTGCCCTGGCCCTACAGGCTCACTACTGCCAAGGAGACAGCACCCCCCGGCCGCGCACGGTGGTAGGAGCCACGCGACGTCACCCATTGTTTACAAATCAACCCAAGCCGGCAGCGTTCCGGCTCCCGCGGCTCTAAGGCGCGCGGTGCCACTGCCCGGTGGTCCCTGCCTAGCCCGGCTTGGGCCTCCGCCTCGCTCCCGCCCCAGCCGCGGCTCGCCGAGCCCGCGGCCAACCGAGCTGCCAGCGACGCCCGCACAGCCGCGGGGGCCCGGGCGGGGGGCCATGCCTTGccggagggaggaggaggaggaagccggCGACGAGGCGGAGGGGGAGGAGGACGACGACAGcttcctcctgctgcagcagTCGGTGACTCTGGGTGGCTCGACCGACGTGGACCAGCTCATCGTCCAGATCGGCGAGACGCTGCAGCTGGACGCAGCGCACGATCGCCCGGCCTCGCCGTGTGCCGCCCCGGGTCCCCCGCCCCCGCAGGTCCTGGCGGCGCTGCCGGCGGACAAGACCGGGACCCCAGCTAGGAGGCTGCTGCGGCCGACGGGGTCAGCGGAGACCGGGAACCCTGCGCCCCCGGGGGCCGTGCGCTGCGTGCTAGGGGAGCGCGGGCGCGTGCGGGGACGGTCGGCGCCCTACTGCGTGGCGGAGATCTCCCCCGGCGCCAGCGCGCTGCCCCAGCAGCCGGGCCTTGACGGACCCCCGGGGACCGGCAAACTAAGCACCCCGCAGCCACTGTCGGGCCCGTGCCGCCGGGGTTGGCTCCGGAACGCAGCCGCGTCCCGCCGCTTGCAACAGCGACGCGGATCTCAGCCGGAGACCCGCACTGGCGACGACGACGACCCGCACCGGCTCCTGCAGCAGCTCGTGCTCTCGGGAAACCTCATCAAGGAGGCGGTGCGCAGACTTCATTCGCGACAGCTACAGTTACACGCAAAGCTTCCCGCACACCCGTTCCTCGGGCCTCTGTCAGCCCCAGTGCATGAGCCGCCTTCGCCCGGGAGCCCTCGCGCGGCCTGCAGCGACCCTGGCGCTTTCATGGGGAGGGCGCAGCTCAGAACTGGGGACGACCTTCTTGTCCCTGGCAGCTAACAACCTAAGTGGCCACAGCACCAGCCTGTAGCCGGGGACCAAGGGATTTACCCAGGGCTTCACCCAGCCGGAGCTGGTGGTGGACTCGAGCATTATTTGGAAACGGGAAAATAAGCTAAGGAAGACAGCCGAAATATCGCAGATATTTTCATGGGTAACTGAAATTGAAAGCCCCGAACTGTTTGAAACCCAGGACTTAGGTTTGTTTAAAGCAGAATCTACAGAGCGCACCGCAGGCTGTCAGcagggctccttttttttttttttttttttttttttttggcgtgaTTCAACCTGGTCGCTGCAATTCCACGCAGACTCTCCTGGCCAAGCGGGGACCACGTGGCCACGGTGCATGCTCTCAGGATCGGCTCAGCCTGCTATGGAACGAAGGACGATGATCCCCATTACTTGCTGTACTTTTTCAGGGCTGGTTCCTGATCCATTTTCGGGGAGGGGGAAACAAGAGTGGACTTAATTTCGGGGGGCGCCCCCCCTCCAAAATGCCACACTTGAACATTTAACGACAGTTAAAAGACCATCTCATCATCCTTTGCGGTGCTGGTTTCAATGTAAAACATGCGGTACAACGAGAGGACCCTCTTGGGGCTGAATAGAAGTAACCGTTTTTTTGTCCGTTCCCTTTTTCTTTCAAAGGGTTGCTGTTAGCAGAGTGTTGAGGGAAAGCTGCACCCCATGAGTGTAAGGTGGAGACAGCAGTGAGCTGTGTTGGGTAATGGAAGGGTATGGCGAAGCAAGGAGTGACCCCCTCCTGCCTTCGTAAAGTGTGTTTTTAAAGGAGACCCATCCCTTTGGGGGTTCAAGGTCACTGTTTCCTGGGTGTGCACCGTGTAGTGGGACTCCAACACGGAGACAACCGAATGGCCTTGCTAGGAAGAGAGCACACTGTTTTGCAAATGCAAGAGTCCCCTAAGGACGCTCCCGCCACATCCCAGAGGAGGTGGGGATGGCGAGTGCTGAGTGTGCTTCCCGTCCGAGGCCACCGCCCCTGCCCCTCCACCTGGCTTGCAGACAAACTGCCTTGAGACAGTGACCGAGTACCACCTTTCCCCCTTGGTTCTGCTGCCCTACTCAAGCAGGGTGGCGCTGATGATGCTAGGGGccagggtaggggattggggagatTCCACATAATGGGCACTCCAGGGACACAGCTTGGGACACAGTCTCACACAGCCTCTTCTAATGGGCTCTCGGGGCCATTTGTAATAACAGCTGCAGTTCCCTGGATAGACAGAGTTGATTTCCTCCTGACCCTCCCCCAGCTGTGCCAGCTGGCCTTTGTAAGGGAAGGAACCCTAGTAGAAAATGTGACCCTCCAAATGGGAAAGCTGCAGGTTTTTCTGCTATTGTGACTGTGAAGTGCTTGGAAACACTGTTCACTCTGAGCGACCATTTCgttttagttttctggagtcaaTGGCTTGTTCAGCATCCAGATGTGGCTGTTGACATATCTACACTTCGCACCGGAGTGACTGGAATTGTGGCTGTCCTGATTATAGGATTTTAACTGAAATAACTGTTTTTGAATAAATGTGTTGGGTtcccctcacacacacccccacaccccggCTTTTATTTTGTACTTGCCTCCAGTGCGAAAGATGAACAGAACACATTTCTCTGATCTCCATAAACATGAAAACACTTGAAATCTCTGTCGGCTTGGCTCGAGGCTGGTAATTAGAGGCCTTTGTGTCTGAGCAGCTCAGTAGTTAGATGAGGTCTGTGCAGCTGGGTGTGTGTCGGTGCTGGCATGAAATTAAATGAAACTGAGGTCAGGTTTTGGACCAATCCCATTCAGCAACCTCAGAGCCTTTTGGGTGCCGGGGAGGACATCAGAGCAGTCTGGGAGGCTAACTGCTCCACCTACGTGGACCCAGCTCTTCTGGCACCCCTTATCCCCCCCAGCCCCGTGCGCCCACCTCTTCTGGTGCCCTAATGGGGTTGTTGACCAGGTGCTACCCAAGATATAAACCCAGTGGTAGGAACACTGGTTGAGATCTTATCAAATGACACCTCCCTCCTTGTCCTTAGTACATTTGCTACCATCCTGTCCTGGCGATGACACGATCGCCCCGTTCTGCCCTTTTCTGAAATGCTGCAATCTGTTCCCTTAAGGAAGGAGCTGAGTTAGATATAACAAAGGCTGAAGTGGAGCAGGGACCTTGGAGAAGTATTGGGGACTCCGTGGCTTTTCCATTTCCTCTCCTGTGCCACACGGACAGTGAGATACAGCCTGCATGGTGGCAGCACAGAATGGTTGGTAGTCCCTAGCCCTTCCTTTCCAGAACTGGCTCTAAGTAGCCAggtgactggggggggggggtccttgaTTTTTCATTCAATGGAAACCCACTCGTTGGAAGCATTGTCTGTCTTGTGTATTAGATGTCAATTCTTCTGATTCGATGTACCATTGTAGCTTATATCCATCAGACACAGAGGGGCAGCTTCTGAATATATCAAGCAGATTATGTCCCATGAGCCATGATGGGGGACAATTATGGGGACTCACAGACAAGGAAGGAGCCTCTGTAGTGCGGTGCTGAGATTGTGTGGATGGTGGTCCGAGGTTCTGGTGTGGGCATAGCCCTGAGTTTTTAGTTATGGAGGAACTTCTCAGAGGTCTAAGTCTAAGCAATCCAGGGCCTTCTCTCCATCACCAAGCTATCCATGATCGAATGCTAAGGCACTGAAGAACCAGATCTCTTGGAAGCATGGTAGTTCATGTTTATATTCCAGTACTTggggagctgagacggaaggattggtacaagttccaggccagcctaggctatagaaTGAGAACATATCTATAACAGCCAGAGCTCACCCCTACAGGCCTCCCTGTAAAGATGAAACAAACCAGGCTTGGTACGTGCTCATAATCCCAGGCACAGACAGGAGCATCAGGAATTCAGGGTCATCCTTAGTTACATACTAGAGCCAGCTTGGGCAACATAAGACCCTTGCTTTCTAAAGGTAGGTGTCAAACTAATAGATACTATGCATAGAGATAGTATGTAGTTGAAATACAGTATAGTTCTGAAAATCTTTCTATAAAAATCCTGCCAAGACCTGAGGACCTAACAGTAGTCAAGCTCCTACCTAGAATATATACATGGCccagaattacacacacacacacacacacacacacacacacacacacacagagagagagagagagagagagagagagagggagagagggagagagagagagagagagccacagtAAGCATAGTGGCATGCATTTAGTTCCAACTCCTccggaggctgaagcagaaaggGGTGGGTCAGCCCtggggtttggtttttggtttttggtttttggttttttggttttttgagacagggtttcactgtgtagccctggctgtcctggaactcactttatagaccaggctggcctcgaactcagaaatttgcctgcctctgcctcctgaatgctgggattaaaggtgtgcgccaccacgcccagcttgtttgtattttttaagatttattttatttgatatggATAAGTATTTGACCAAATGTATCCATGTGTACCATATCCATGCCCATTGCTCTCAGAGGTCAAAACCAGGGTtcggatcccctgaaactggaattatagatggttatgagcaacCATATAGCCACTGACAACTGATCTCGGGTCCTCTGTAAGTGCAACCATTGTTCCtagccactgagacatctctccagtccttagccctggagtttgaaaccagcctgggcaaTATGGCAAGATGCAGcccatttctttctctccattctAAGATACTTCAAGGAGCACTTATACTTAATAAAAGGTaagtaaataaaagtgaaaaatctTGCTGACTTTTACTACTCACTCTTACACCCTTTTTTAGAATAGAATAAGTCAGAATTTATATCAATGATTGATGTTATTAGAACTGCATGTGTTTGCGAGAACTCAGGCCAGTGGGTTGAACGACAGAGTTCCATGAAAACTGAGAAAGATATACCCAACTGTCTTAAACCATTCCATAGATGCTCTATAGCCAAAGAACATAGGCAGGACGGAGTGATTCTCTGAAGTCAGTGGTGAAATCTATCAGTCTCGAAGCCAGATTTTTTTAGGGCTCCCAGTTCAGGCCTCTTTCCAAGTGCTCCATACCATTATAAAAGGTCCAATTTTGTTTACTAGGCAAAGCTGCACATAAATGGTACCTCCATGGTTGTCCAAATTGGTGACCTTGACATCAGAACCCTGGAAAACGCTGTACCAACTACTCAGATACCTGGAGTGCCAGGTATGCTGTAACCATTTTGATTTTCTGATAGAAGacctcacatagcccaggctggccttcaacttgctTCGTAACAGAGGATAGCCTTGACCTTCTGAGCATCCTTCCTcaacttcccaagtactgggatttcaggtgttACTGAGCCTGAGGTTTGGACCCAGGGCTTCACGCATCCTAGGCAAGCAGTCCTCCAACAAGACGACCTCCCTTGCCTACTGTAACCATTTCCTTCCAAAATCTTCTGCATAGTACAAAGACAGCTGGTCACAGAAGATGCCCGGATGAGATAAAAGACCAAAGCTACAAACTGAATGAAACAACTAAAATTAATCAATTTGCAAGTAAGTGATTTGAATAGAAGAAAGGCGAGTGGAACACTCCAAAGCCTGCCGCCCTAAGACCGTTCTAAACCAGACTTAAATGCTCTGAATTCAAttgttatcctttttttttctagttctttttccAGCTTAGAAGCAGGAACATGGAGTGAAGATCAGACAACACTTTCCTATCCAGCAAAGTCTGTGTTGAACCCTGTGATCCTCTCCTCCCAATCAGAAAAGTGTTGCCTTGGCAACCAAATTACTAACTCACTCAATTAGTgcccccttccctttccaccaGTGCTCAGTAATCACAGAATGTCAGCCCCAGAGAGCTCAGGCTTTGCAGGCGGGGGCTCCTGTCTTATCGAGGGGTGGAAGTGCACTCTACTGACGCTGCGGACGTTGGTACAGGCAGAGGAAAAACACTCCTGGGCGGGGCTCCCATGCCTATCTGAAGGGAGTGCAAAGGAGCTGCCCTTGTGCCTCCCAGACACAGAAAGCAAGAGTTGGGCAATGCAGGCAGCCCTCTGAGGCTGTGTGCTTTGGGATGGAGTCTACAAGTTCATTATGCCAAAaattcatctgcaaaatgggataAGTACAGAGCATAACTTGCAGAATTGTGGGAGATTTGATAATCCACACAAAGCAAATGGAAAAACAAATCACTCCTGTAAGCTGGTTTGcttatccctctccctctccctctctccctctctccctctctccctctcgctccctctctccctctccctctcccccactctccctctcccaatgtcccttcctctcccaatctctctctctctcccgggCCGCCACCGCcgccccaagtgctaggattatattaGACGGGTTCACCATTATTTCGGACTCGGGAAACTATTATATAAAAGTACAACTTtgagcaggcagtggtggcatactcctttaatccaaggacttggaggcagagacaggtggttctctgagttcaaggccagcctggtctccagagtgagttccaggactagaAACCTAGTCCAGGACTAGTGTAGttccagctagggctacacagagaacgcttggagaaagaaaaataaaagaaaagaaaaaagcacaaCTTTGAGTCTTTTGTAGAAAAGCATGTCTCTTAATGACCACATCAatatttctcctcctctctctccccctgccctttatccccctccctctttcccctcctccatgGGCTCATGCACCAATTGTATCTCAGAGCTATGTGCCATCGTTTCCTGATCTCTTTTAAAAGACACAGAGAACcgagggctggcaagatgtctcagtgggtaaagatgcttactGCCatgcctaacaacctgagtttgatcccttaggcccacatggtggaaagagagaaacagctcCCGTAAGTTGTCACAACTCttgtgtgtgctgtggcatgttcatgcccacacacatacacataaaattaatttttaaaccaGCAGGCACAGGGAAGCCAGTAAGGAGGTGCACACTTATAACCTCAGTacttgggagctggaggcagaagAACAAGTTCAAGAAAATCCTTGACTATaaaacaagaccctgtctcaagtcaCAAACCCAAAAGGCACAGAGACCAGGAATCTAGCTCAGGggtagcatgcacaaggccctgggcctGACCTCCATCACCTCAAACCTGTCTCCGAGGTCAGATCACTAGATCTCAAACCCTGTTGCAGTCTCACAGGAAAGCATTAAAGGTAGCTGAGCTCACGACATTATCCAGATGTCCAGTAAGGCAGGGGCAGAGGTCACCAAGCAAGGGAAACAGATTGTTTGGAACTTGTAGAGCTAGGACAGGAGGATTATC
This genomic stretch from Mus musculus strain C57BL/6J chromosome 19, GRCm38.p6 C57BL/6J harbors:
- the Frat1 gene encoding proto-oncogene FRAT1, giving the protein MPCRREEEEEAGDEAEGEEDDDSFLLLQQSVTLGGSTDVDQLIVQIGETLQLDAAHDRPASPCAAPGPPPPQVLAALPADKTGTPARRLLRPTGSAETGNPAPPGAVRCVLGERGRVRGRSAPYCVAEISPGASALPQQPGLDGPPGTGKLSTPQPLSGPCRRGWLRNAAASRRLQQRRGSQPETRTGDDDDPHRLLQQLVLSGNLIKEAVRRLHSRQLQLHAKLPAHPFLGPLSAPVHEPPSPGSPRAACSDPGAFMGRAQLRTGDDLLVPGS